ATGAAGCATTGGTCACTTAACTGGTCAAACTACGCAAAGTAAACAGAGGATTTACACTCGCATTGACTGTCTTCAAGCTTCCCTCGCACTCAAATCCAAGAAATGCTTGATTTTGTACAAATGAATGATGCCAAAAGAAAGGGGAAGAATTTTGATTCTCATATATCATACACTGCACACCAGCTCCTTCTTCAAGACATTATAAGATCTACAAGGATCACTCAGAACTTGAAAACAACTATTCAACCGTTTTATGTCATATATAATTTGAGTAGTCAAAAACATCTTGAATTTTAGGATTCATTCTTTGTTATATCTATGGTGTTTTAGTTGTTTGACTGAAAGTCTCAACCATTAATAAAGTTACTAAGAATTTCAACTTAAACAGTGGACAAGACCTAAGATTGAAACGTGTTGTTACAAAAGATTTGTAAAACCAAGTCTTATAGTGAATTTCTTCACAAGTGAAAGAAAGAGAGACATAGAAAGATTTTGCAATCAAACTTCCATATACGTGTGATTTACTCATCCTATTGACTATCTATATTTAAGTATAtgatatcaaaataataatcgGACTGTTCTTCCATACTATTTTTGTTGTTGTCTGATCATTTCATTAGAATTGAGAAAAATAGATGTTGTATAGATAACACTATGAAAAATTGCttgaaaaatttttaaaatgtttattcacCATCTTCTAAACCCGCCACCTAtcttaacaaaaacatttatataacatttttcaatATTCTTAAAAACAGATCTCAGCAAAGTTTCCCAAGATCacgaaaatgaaaataaacttcatttattttgtttttggcaCACACACAACATAGAAAGAAAAGGAAACAAGAAATTCATCTTCTAACACGCCAATATTCAATTGGAACTCAAATTAATCAATCTCCTCTCGCAATTAAAGTAAGCAAGAAATCTTTGTAACTTCCATTGGCTACATCTTCGATTTTGTTTGCAAGACTGCCACCATATTTCTCACTGTATTCTTCTTTAATCTGCTTCATATCGTGATCTGCTCGTGTCACGATCACTCTCGTCACCGCGTCCTTGCTCGGCTCGTCGGCATCACATTTCAACGATTCACCCAAaatctaaaatttgaaaaaaggtTTAATTTATTATCAATTGATTAAAAAACATGAGCTGAAGATACACAGATTAAACTTAAATCTCACCTTGGTAAAGTATGTTGCGGGAATGCATAGGCATTGAATACTCTCTTTAAGCAAGTCACCCTCAACATCCTATCAAACAAATTGTTACCAAAATTATGTAATTGCAAGATAATCCAGgagagtttatttatttaatttggacATTTTTCCCTTTTTGAAATTGATAAATCTGATTGAATTTATACCATTTATTTTCTTAGCTAATGTATAAAATAACTCTCtattatatatactatatatactatattattaagtttgagaacttaaaatactaatttttggtgtcatgatctgttttaataataatataaattaataaaatgttaaaaattttattcgtatataaaaaattaaattctctcattattttttataattaatttttttcatttaaataaatcaattaaattataaaaaaaaatttgtgaaacaTGTGACGCATGTATCAGTGCAAGGGATAcctcatccaagtctttgccGTTGATTTCCTTGTAATATTTGTAAACATGGTTGAGATGGATTATGCTCCTTGTGGACATGACCCTAATTAGTAGCTCCGAGTCACCTTCTTTGATCGCACTCGAAATGGCCTTCGCCTCTGTTTTCGCAAGTTCTTCGCTCACTTTCGGACCTTCGTAACGGTAAGAGCTAACCAGAGCAATCAAAAGCTGCCCggaaaatgaattaaaataaataaaaaaatttagtgatCTTTTTCGTGATAATCAAGGGCGAGTTTGGATACAGAAGTCATTGACCCGAAATTATCAGGGTATTCTTGATAATGACCTTCTGGTCGGGGCCGTGGACGTGAAACGCGACATCTTCCTCGATGGAACGATGGAAGAGGGAGTGGTAGGCTTTTCTTGCACCTAGCAACTCATCAGATGATCTCGTGCACGCGACTTCGATGAGTATGTTGTATTGAGCAGATCCTAGCTTGTTCAACGATTCTTTCAGTAACCGTGCATCCCTCTCCCAAGGATGCATGGTCCACAGAACGATTGCTTCCTGCAGCATTCAcaattttgcaaaaaaaaaaaaaactaaaataatatgCATTTTTCTATTAAATCAAACATTATTCTAATTAATATATGACCTTGATACGCAAGAATTCATTACGAAGTTGCGTCACATGTCGATCGCTCCACCTTTCGAATTGTCGTTCATCTTCGATGAAGAAATCGCGACTTCCCTTTCTAAATGTTTTTCTTTGCTCTGGATGCCATTTCCCAAGTATTGTTATCAATGTTTTCTCATCAACACCAAGCCCTAAATGATAAATCAAAGATAATAttagaacatggttttattcatatatataaaagtaaaaTACTGAATGATCATCAAGATTGATAGAATTTCTCGATCGGATTTTGACATTATTATTGCAAATGAGCTAGAGTTACGAATCAAAATAAAAGATCATCGAAAAGAAAATAACCAAATTTCTATAGTACGCAGCTccaaattaaatttgatttaacAATTTCTCTTAAAATGAAACCCTAGAGTCTATAAAATTGATAGAAAAAAGAACCTGAGAAGGCTTTGGAGAGTGCTCCATGCTCATCGGAATCCGCCATTGATGCAAATTTGGAAGCTCTGTACTATTTTGTTTGTGAGTTAATGGGTTGAAGAAGAAGGAGAACTATAAAATCTTCGGTAATGGCAATGCTGGATTTATACTTAAGTTTTGGGGTTGTTTTCGTCATTTCGAAAGTCCTTCCTTATGTGGTCAAGCCATCGGTTTTATTAATTGAATTTGTGTTTCCGCCGTTACGTAATGCGTTATTATAATAGAATGTATTAACTTGATCGTATATTAATGAAGAATGAGTCTcaaccgtctcacggatcttaatttgtgagacggatcaactctactcatattcacaataaaaaataatactcttagcataaaaattaatactttttcatagatgatccaaataagagatttgtctcacaaatacaacccgtgagaccgtctcatacaagtttttgccattaatGAATGAAACCAGATTATCCCCCACTGACCAAGAAAGACGAGTTTTattcaattttgattttttatcagAGCAATGAGTATTCAGTTGAATTTTATTGATGCATAGCAAATTTACGTTCTTCTTATGACTAGCGTGTATGATGACAGTTTTCGAGGAAAATCACTTATCTTTAtgcatatttatgaaaaattattttatgtatgaatgcagattatgcagact
This genomic interval from Primulina huaijiensis isolate GDHJ02 chromosome 14, ASM1229523v2, whole genome shotgun sequence contains the following:
- the LOC140956440 gene encoding annexin D4; translation: MADSDEHGALSKAFSGLGVDEKTLITILGKWHPEQRKTFRKGSRDFFIEDERQFERWSDRHVTQLRNEFLRIKEAIVLWTMHPWERDARLLKESLNKLGSAQYNILIEVACTRSSDELLGARKAYHSLFHRSIEEDVAFHVHGPDQKLLIALVSSYRYEGPKVSEELAKTEAKAISSAIKEGDSELLIRVMSTRSIIHLNHVYKYYKEINGKDLDEDVEGDLLKESIQCLCIPATYFTKILGESLKCDADEPSKDAVTRVIVTRADHDMKQIKEEYSEKYGGSLANKIEDVANGSYKDFLLTLIARGD